gTTACCGTAAATCCCAACAATTCCACACCTAGGTGTATATCTAAGAGAATTGAAAGTATATATCCATACAaaacttgtacgtgaatgtttATAGAGGCATTATCCATAacagctaaaaagtggaaacaacccgaaTGTTCACCAGctgatgaatggctaaacaaaatatggtatgctcatacaatgaaatattaaccAGCCATATAAAGGAGTGAAGTACAGAGTCATGCTCCaccatggatgaagcttgaaaatATTATACGTAGTGCAATAAGACAGCTGCAAAAGACCATAaccatatattttatgattccatatatatgaaatgtccagaataggcaaatacatagagacagaaagtaaattagtgagGTTTGGGGGGAAATGGAAGAATGACTGACAATGAGTATGGAGTTTATTTTGGGGGTGGTGAAAATGCTCTAAAagtagatggtggtgatggttgcacagctctgtgaatatactaaaacccactaaattgtgtactttaaaaaggtgaaatttaTAAGTGAacaatatctcaataaagtagtTATATacgtgtataaatatatatgattgtGTTGAAATGTAAGGTGGGCCTCCATTTCCTAGtgggaagataattttttttttttgccaactgGAGTATATCACAATATACCTGACAAGGCAAGGTTTTCCTCCAAAATTTTCCTCTGAAAGGACGGCAAAGTTGTGCAGACCTCATTTTTTAGAGCTCCTCTCATCATTTCCCACCTCACCCTAAGGGACTGAGGGTGAGAGAGCAGAGTGTTTTTATGACTGTCGGGATGACGATCTCCCTCATAAATAACGTTGGCTCCCACTCTTGAGGCTCTCCAAGGTAGATCTCTGTGGTTTCTGCCCGCCCAGTACCCACTCTCTTGCTTCTTGTAACTGCATGTAGATTTTCCTTCTGTCAGCTATCCCCCCCTCCATCTCAGAAGGTCTACCAGTCTGGCTGCCCTTTATTTCCATGGCCAAAATGTGGACTTACGACCCAGTTTGTCCAATCAGATGCCCTTCTTTGGGAATTTGAATTGAGAGTCGGGTGACTCAAAGAAAAAGCCAGTGATGTGCCACGCTGGGATGCCCTGTGGAAACTGTTCCATGATTCCTGCTGCCTGGAGTCAGGGGAGCTATTCAGgtcctgttttcttcttcaggtGTTTCTTGCACTCAAGAACCTAACTTCATCTTTTGGATATTCAAGGGCTGACACATTCCACATCATTGTCTTGGTTCTCCCGCAGCAGGGGCAGAGTTCCTCAGAACTGTCCATACAACGAAGGAGGAAGACTCCTAAATCCTAAGGAGTCATGACCTAGAAACAACGAGCTCCATTGGAACATCTTTTCTTTGGCTCCTTCTTGGTGAccatttgctttataaatttatgtatttatttattttgggctgcattgggtcttcgttgctgcacgcgggctttctctagttgcactgaacgggggctactcttcactgtggtgcgcgggcttctcatcgcggtggcttctcttgttgctgagcacgggctctaggcgcgtgggcttcagtagttgtggcacgtgggcttcagtagttgtggtgcgtgggctcagtagttgtggctcatgggctctagggcgcaggctcaggagttgtggcgcttagttgctccgaggcatgtgggatcttcctggactagggctggAACcccactggcaggtggattcttaacaactgtgccaccaggaagtcccatgaccatttgctttaatattttaattgaagcTCTAAACATTAATTGAATCTTAACTATGTCAAGTTGCTTTGTTAGTTGAGGGAGTAAAAGATGAACAGAATTACCTCCCAACTTTGGTGGGTGGTGTGAGTGTAGAGAAATGCTCTTTGAATTCTGACCGCAGGGACagacagaaagaacagaaaaggggCATTTAAAGTTGGCCTGAGGTAGAGGCTCCTAGCCTGAGACATTTCTCCCATCCACATGGAATGTGCCCTTTGGGATGGGGTATTGAAATAAGAGAATCATAGACTTTGGGGCTGACAGGGACCTTATAGACATGACTTGACTAGAGCCAGATTGGGCTTAAGACTTCTCCTTTGACTCCCAGTCCAGGGCTCACCTCACTAGCTCCCAGTCATGTGGTTGACCTTGGCTGGCTCCTCTAAGTTTCAGGGGattggagaggaggaggggcaaTGTTTGGGGCTTGGTAAATGGTTGCCTAGGGAAGTATGTCTTGCAAGGCCACCCAAGAAATCAGCAATGAACTGGAGCACATTCCAGTAGCTCTAGTCACACAGTTTCTTCCTTAAGTTTTCCCAATGGGGACTTGGCAGAAGGGACTGATAGCAGGGTTTGCACTGCAGTGTGTCAATGTGTGTGTTCCCACCCTTTTCCATCCTCCTGGAGCTCTTGAAGCAAGTCAATAGCAAAAGGGCTTGGTGAAATGACCTCTGTCACTGCCATGGTCTCTTTTCTGTAGGTGACCTAGTCAGCTGGGGTGGGAGAGCCTTGCTAGTTTTCACCTGTGAGGTGTAAGGATATCAGGCAAATAACTAGAGAGTGTGAGAAGGAAATCAATTCAGGAATCAGGCCTGGACTTTCCCCAGGGCTGACGGTGTTTTACCTTAAGTTAGCAACTTGCACTGGGCAGGAAGGGCCCAGTGTAAATAGTGTGCATTGCTAGTTTTagggaaagagacagaagagCCTAGACAAGGTTCTTTGGGTGGAGAAGAGATGAAGTGAGTCCttccaaaatgtatttttcagcCATTAATGGGCATGATCAGTTTAACCAATACTTACAGAGAATTTCCCATGTTCCAAGAACTGTGTCAGGTTCTGCAGCCCACACGTAAATGAGATGTGATCCCTGTACGCAAGGAACTACAGACAAACAAGTTTAATAAAATGTGGTGGGTGATAAGCCTTGGATGTTACCAAAACATAGAGGAGGGGTATGCTTCCCGGGAAAGGAAGCCTCACAGGCAAGAGAACTACATAAACAAAGGTGTGGAATCTGggtctggggcagggggtgggaaaCCACAGGCAACAGCTGATGGTGTTACTAGAGCCTGAAGAGGGAGATGGTAAGTGTGGGGAGATAAGGCAGAGAGGCTGGGGTGTGTGTGGCTGGGAGGGGAAGTAAGTTATGGGAAAGAGCATGGGTCTTTTTTCAGagcagggaagagggaagtgCCTGGGAGATTTGCATTTTAGGTAGATCACAGCAGTGTGGATTTGGGGAGGAGGAGTTAAGAACGGGGTCAGGGAGCCTACTGGAAGTGATGATGAGTACTAGGTGCAAGGTATTCACAATGAGAAGGAGGGACTCCTTATGAAAGAGGCATAGACTGGAGACACGGCCAGGAGGTGAGTGATGATAGAAACGCGGTAGGGAAGGGAGAGACACAAATCCAGAGGGGACCGCAGGTTTCTGACTTGGTACCTGGGTGGATAATGGGGCGAGGAACTGAGGTAAGAAATGCAGGAaaggggggtttccctggtggcgcagtggttaagaatccgcctgccaatgcaggggacacgggttcgagccctggtccaggaagatcccacatgccgtggtgcagctgagcccgtgtgccacaactactgagcctgcgctctagagcccgtgagccacaaatactgagcctgcgtgccacaactactgaagcccgtgcacctagagcccgtgctccgcaacaagagaagccaccgcaatgagaagcctgcctgcggacagcaacgaagagtaggccccgctcatcgcagctagagaaagcccacgcacagtcacgaagacccaatgcagccaaaaataaataaaaacaaacaaacaaaaacccaatgcattaaaaaaagaaatgcaggaaaggGAAATAAGTTTGGAAGAGAGATGTTgatgatagctaacatttattaatcaCTTATATGGACCACACATCGTGCCAAGAGTTTTTCGTGCATTTTTCTCATAActctatgaagtagatattattagtctcaatttatagatgaggaaagtgaaactTTGAGATGTTAAATAGGTTGGCCAGATCTGCACAGCTGGTTGAGTGGTGGAAAGAGGTTAAAATCCAGGCATTCTGGCTCCCGGGCCAATGCTCTTAATGACCAGGCAGGATATAGGTGTATGTGAAGAGTCCAAAGAGCCTGTGGGACACCCACAGTGGAGGTCTGGAATTTAGGGAGGTCATCAAGGCTCAGACCATGGTATAAACTACTTAAGTTGACCAGTGCCCTGGGGAACCCCTAAGTTAAAGAAGTAGCCAGTGGGTAAGGGGCTCACAGAtgagacaaaaacaaaagtcccatctgatttttaaatctgAAGACATGGCTCTGCTATCCCGGCAACAGAAAACCGGACGATCAACATGTAGTGGCATCAAATAGAAATGTCCACCAAGTTAAGCAGACATATTAATTATAACAGTTACTATGTTGTATAGTAATTATCCTGAACAGTTTACATAAATAGTAGTAATTAGCATAGCACAAGTTTCCCCAACTGTGTCCTGTGGAATAGTAGCTCCTGGAGATGTTAATAAATGTTTGGATAAAAAAGGTCTTTGGAGTCAGATAAGCTTAGGAAATGCTGGTATAATTTAGATAGGGCACCCAACACCTAGTttacagttttatcttttttctgtcAGGAGGATAGTGGAAAGGCTAAAAGTGTAGGCACTGGGAATTAAATACTGCTGCTGACAAGCTGGGgaatttggggcaagttactgaaATTCTCTAAGAGGTAGTTTCCTTCTCCCCACAGGTGCCCCGCCCCCCATTCATTCACACTGAAGCTGACATCAGAATACCcttggtgtgaggggataccacAGGCCTCGCCTATTTCTTTCAAATCTCCTCATTGAGGTTGAAGATGATAGAGCAGGTTGGGAAAGCATAAGTGAGAGGGGATGATTTTCTAGGTTTCCCCTGACTCATAATGAACACTAAATTATGATGCTCCAAATCAGAACAGGTCAGGGCCAGAACAAGCCTGACTTCCTGACCATGGTTTGGGGCAAtgaagggttagggttagggttatagGATGAATGGAAGCTTCTTAATCCTTACTGTGTGGTCCAAATGCTTGGCTTCCCATAAAGACCCTCACCACCCCTTTAGGTAGACACTTCCTTTGGAAAGAAAAGAGCAGCTGCTTCCTGTTCTCCTTAGGAGGTGGGTGGTGTGGCATGGAGAGCAGGCACTCTCCCAGTGTGCACAGGcatttacacacacacccacaaaccCCAGGGGGACTGCTGCCTAGAAGCACCACTTTTCAGCCTAGAAGCCAGGTCCAGGCCTGACCTGTGGTGGTCTGGCAAGGGCTCCCCCGCTCTCTGTCCCTTGTTTCTCTCCTTTATAAGGTGAGGAATATGGATGGGGTGAATTTTAAGGCTCCTGGCTGTACAGACATGCTTTGGTTTGTACCTCTAGGGGATTCTATTCACGCCCCCTCTAGTCCTGTCTAACCAGGCGGGTAGACTGACTGGAAACGGCTTACTCTCATCTCTCTTCCAGGAGCCTGTGTATCAAAGACAAACCTCCCCTCTCACAATCGTGCTTGGGGCTTGCCTCCATTGCTCTTGAAGATAAACAGCATCTGGGGCCCCAGCTGGGAGTTTAGGTCCTGTGGCCTTGAGACTCGGGAACAAaggcagagcaggaaggagaaggggcCTTCCCAGAAAGTGAGAAGAGGGGAGCCCTGCGGCTGTTTATGGCTTTACCTCTCCATAGGGCTGGCTGTCCTCTCCTTCCCACAGTTTTGGGGGGACGGAAGGGGTCCTGTCTTTTCCTCTAAAACTGATGACTTCACCTCCTTCCACTTCCTCTTTCTAAGGTTAGGATCTCTATCCCTTCCCCATGGGCTCCCAGGGTCTGAAATCTCCATCCCactctcttcctttattcttcttcGAATTAGGGTCTTTAcgcccctccctctttttctctctcattgaaCCCGgcctctttattcctttttaggCCTGGCCTCTCCAGCCCTGGATAGTGGGGTCTGtatacttcctttttctcttctgaaggCCAcgtctccctcccccaaccttttccagctccccctccccaccccctccctccgccccgAGGCATTGTGGGAGGAAACAAGATGTGGGGCGAGAGCGGCGCGGGGAGAAGCCCGCAGTGCGGGGCCGAACGGGCCCAGCCAATGGGGAGCGCGGACGGCGGCGCGCGCGCCGGTGGGGGGAGCGGGGCGGGGCGCTATTTCAGAGGGGGGTCGTGCGTCCGCCAAGCTCGAGGCCGAGCGGAGCGGAGCTGTGAGGTGCCAGCGCGGAGCTGGCTAGCTGGCACGCAGGCGGGCCGGCGGGCGCAAGGCGGAGCGCGGGCGGCGGGAGAAGCTCGAGGGCGGAGGGCGGCGGCGCTAGTGCTCGGCCCGGGCCTGCGGGATCCGGAGACCGCGGCGgcgccggcggcggcggctgctgccAGAGGAGCCGAGTGGACACCGCCCTGCCCGCGCTCTGCCTCAGGCCATCCCTGCTCCCCCGGGACCCCGCGCGGACTCGCCTCCGTAAAGGTAAGCGGTGGGTGGAGGCTGCCCCGGGGCGGCGGCCCGACGCGCGGGGTTCTGCCCCGAGGCCCGGAGCAGTGCTGGCCTCGGCGTGACGCCCCCGACGCCTCTCCTGCCCAGGGCTGCGCCACCCTGTGCCCTCCCGACCCCGGGGCCCCCGGCTGCAGAGGTGAggcctcccgccccccccccccccgggattTCTCTGCGGGCTCCGAGGCCCTTGCTGTTTGGGCCGAGGGAGAGCCGCGGAGCGGGCTCGGGCGTGACGCGGTTCGTCCCGCGTCGCCACCCTCCGGGGCGTCCTTCCTGCAGCGAGGACGCCCAGTCACTACGGCGCTGCTCTAGGCCGGACGGGGGAGGGCGGCCGGCCGGCCGGGCGGAGGTGCGGGGGGAGGAGGCTTTCTCCTGGCCCAGGTGCCGGCCTTCGGGATCGCAGCCACTGGAGGATGGGGTGGTGGAGGGAGACGGCCCCTTGGGGATCCGAAGGGAGGAAATACAAGCGTTTGTGCGTGTTGGGGGCCGGGGAGGGCGGGTCGTGTCGTTCGGAGGCTTGGTCTTTTTGTCGCAGGGCCGGGGATAGAGGAGAGCTGTCCTGGAGTGCCCTCTTAGCTTTTCAGAAGAGCCCCTGGCTCGTGACTGAGGCAGCTGGCCTGGGGCCCTGTGGTCATCCTTCAATCTGGAGGCCCAggtcccttgttttttttttttccctcttccccgTTGGGGAGGGACTACGTTggcccctccctttccttttctcattgGCACCTTGGACAGGGGAGACTGGGGCTAGGCCTCACCTCTCAGACGCCTGGGGGGTCAGGGGTGAAGAATCGTGGCATTGTAGTCACAAGACCAACGTTATGTAACTGCAGGCTCTCCTGGAGGGTAAGGTGGTTTTAATTACTGTGACAAAGTTGTTTCTTTGGACTTTGGGAATGAGGCAGTGGGGCAGGTGAGCTTGCTGGGAAAACGGGTGCTGATTTCATCCTTTTatcaggccccaccccacccttggATTTGTAAACAGTGCCCCCTTCTGAGTGGTAACCTGGGATAGGCCGCCCGGTGACACTGGTTTTCGTCCCTGTGCTGCTGCTGTCGTACCTTTGCGCAAACCCATTGAAGTTGCCACGTTTATCTTATTTCagccattgttttttaaaaagatgttggTTTGCCTCAGGTCATATAGACAGCCAGGCCTTGAACAGGGTTCTCCTGACCTTTTCCTCAGCCCCAGCTGGCGCTTGCAGACTCCTCTCGAGGCTCTGACTTTCCCTCTCAGGCGTATGGGAGCAGAGGGTGCTGGGGCAATAACCCTTTGCTCTGCCAGCCTTTGCAGAAGTGGAACCAGCCCTGCTTAATTTGCCAGTGTGAGACAGAGGTGCCCCGGATGCAGTAAAGGGTTGTCTGACTAGCAGCTGGCACGCATGCATTCTTTGCAGATATCTAGTGCAGGCTGAAGAAGTAGTCATGAATTCTGCTTCCCTTTTCAGCCCACCCAGCCCCCAGGTTAGTGTGGACTCAGATCCGGGTGGCCTGGAATGATACCAGGGGTCTCTCCTTGAGCAGTCAGGTCCCTGTGTAGCTTTGTATCGGACAGGGCTGCAACGACAACATCTTTTATCCACTGGGCAGGCCACAGATTGGCGCTTTGGGGGAGTAgcacatggggtggggggtggattgTTACTGCCCTCTGTGATGGGACTTGGTCAAGGACAGAGGATAGGATTTTGCAGCTCATCCCCTTTCCTGCAAAGCACCTCACATGCCATAGACTTCCAGGCAGGCTGTGGCCAGCCCTCCTGGAATTCCTGTCATCCTAGGAGGGGACCATGCAAGGTGAGCTCTGGAACTCTGGTTGCTATAGGATGAATGCAATGTCTTAGATAGCATGGATATGAAAGAgtgctattaaaataataattctttacCTTTTGTTGCCTCTGTCACCACTGGGCATTGGTAGCTTAGGGCTTGGCAGTCTTTTTCTGtgaaggaccagatagtaaatattttaggctttacaggCCATATAGTTTCttacaactattcaactctgccattgtggTGTGTTCCTATGAAACTGTTTACAAAAGCAGGTGGTGGGCTGAATCTGGCTAATGGGTGAGACCACTGTATAGACTGTCCTTGTTTGCAGTGTTCTCATATAACCTTAATTAATCCATACAACAGCTCTTGATAGAGAGATATCCTCATTGCTAAAATAGAGGTAATTGAATGCagaaaggctaagtaacttgtccacAGACCAGAAGTCAGGCCTAATTCATCTTTCCACTTTGATACCAATGATATAATAATGGTCATTAAATCAAGGGCCTATTATGTTCAGGTGTTATACCACCAGGTTTACCCTGAGGTGAACTCAAGTCCGCATTTTAAGATGAAGAATAAGAGCACAAAGTTTAATCagcttgcccaaggacacagctgGTAGATGGTGTGTTGTAATATCTTGGCTATTGGTGCTattcaaaatattggaaatagataAATTTAGAGTTGGAAAAGCCTCATTTTACATGTGATAACAACTGATGgcttattatgtttttttaattatttacctTGTGTTTCCCAGATTTGGCAACCATGTGTCTGCTAAAATCTTAGGAGCTCCCTTTTCTAATGCCTCATATCTGTGTTTTCTATTGCCCTCATCTTCTGtgctctcctctcccagccccacacccAGCTGTTAGTGTTCACTGCCCAGAGCATGGGATTGCAGCCTCACCTCTCTGCTTCTTCTGCAGTGTCACGATGTCTGACCGGAAGGCAGTGATCAAGAACGCAGACATGTCTGAGGACATGCAACAAGATGCCGTTGACTGCGCCACGCAGGCTATGGAGAAGTACAACATAGAGAAGGACATTGCTGCCTATATCAAGAAGGTGTGCTGGGAGAGCTGTGGTTGGTCAGGGATAGGGATGGATAGCTGAGTTATGCCCCGGGGAGGGCTGGAGTGGGGGCATAGGAAAGTAggtatattccatgcaaacagaaccCTACGAACTTGCAAAGGAGATAAGTTAGGGGATGATTCTTATTTATTAAAGCATTTACCTTAAGAGTTCTTAATAGGAACTCTCCTGGGGTTGTGTGTATGTTTACAGATAGTTATGTGACTGCAAAAGCAATGGGGAGTGAAGCTTCAGGACTAGATATAACTGTCCCAATTCAGAACTATTCAAAATGAAGACCAAGGATGTTTGATTGGATAACATAAGATCCTATACAAATTTTCAGGGAGCTGCATCATTTAAAGTGGGATAGCCCTATAAGTGATCCTCATTATGTAGGacgtttccttttctttaaaaggactcaggtggggagttccctggctgtccagtggttaagactcggtgctttcactgccatggcccgggttcaatccctggcagggaactaagatcccgcaagccaagcTGCGGGGCCAAATAAAAAGGGACTCACATACTAAATCGTCCCCTTCTCCCTACCTCCTTGAGGAAAGGGTGggcttgaatatatatatatatatatatatatatatatatatatatatataatagatgaGCATTATTGGGGCAATAGGTTTAGTCCCTGAAGAATTCCTGGGTGAATGGACATAGTTAACATATATATAGTGAGGAAGCTGCGGAGCTAGAGGTGAAAGGTGGTACCCAGGGTCCCTGATTCCCAGTCAGGATCCATGTCCATTGGTGGCAGAGCCCCAGTCTTTGATATTCTTAATTCTGGTATCCCAAGGATGCCTAAGAGCCGTGGCATTCTGGTCCATACAGGCGGTAGAGTATCCTTGAGTTTCACAGAACTCtttcctgtgtgtgtgggtggtaTGAGAAGAGGAAACGGGTCCtgagagactttttctttctgtgtgtgtagCCAGGGGGTGCAGAGCTGGCAAGGCTGCTAGGCGTGCTGGTTCCTTGTTGAGTGATGgtttttctgttctattcaggGAGAGAATGTAGAATCATGGACTCCTAGGGCCAGAAGAATCACTTTCTCGTTTTGCTGATGGGGAAAATGGGGAAGCAACTATGGCTCTCCTATGTTACACAGGGTCTTCAGTCAGGAATAAAGCTGAGTGTGGTGACCCATGCCCTTTCCGCCGTCTCCTAATACCTTCTGGAGTTATGTGGTATGGGGGCTGTGAGGACGCTAAACAAGTTGCAGGCTGAGCCCCTAGGGGCCAGAGCCCCAAGGTTGGCAGCATTGCTGGGCCCGTGATGGAGGGCTGCTGTCCTTTCACAGCAATGGCAGGATGCAGCTAGAACTgagccatctgtttcctgctgggtcCACAGAGTGGGAAGGTCTGTCTGATAAGGTCGTGAGGATTTCCTAGCTGGCTTTGATGCTGAACTTGTACTAGCCCTGAGAGAAGTGAGGGAACTGCCTTGATCTCATGGTTGAGGTCCTTTCTCTGGTGTTTACAGCCCACGTAGTGCCTGCCACACTGGAGTGTCTTTCATGTTGGCTTACACAGAATCGCTTCCTGGTTCTCCTGCAAGTACTCCTGGTACTTTCGTTCCCCATTTTGCTTTAGTGTCTTGGTTTTTGGCGTTTGGAAATGCTGGTTTAGTAACGTGAGAGGTGGCAAGTGGCACGTCAGGGAGGCTTGCTCCTCTTGTACTCaatgctgtgtgaccctggagtGGTCCTTTATTCCACTGGCTTTTCTGATTCCCTTGCTGAAGGGTTGCGGGGTGGGCTTTTGAAAAGCAGGGTAGCTAGAGGAACGAGAGATGATCGGGCTGTAAAGTGCTAGAGAGAAATAATGGAGCCTTTGTGGTGGTACATTATTGATGAAGGAGTGTCCTAGCCAACCTTAGAACCTGAgctcctgaggttcagagaaCCGAGGCTgtggactgggggtggggtgggggtgacagCTAAACTAATCAGACTCTCATTCTGATTTCTCATCCTCCAGCTGTCCTAAtcaccttttttctcttttttcttcttcttttaggaATTTGACAAGAAATACAACCCTACCTGGCATTGTATTGTGGGCCGAAATTTTGGCAGCTACGTTACACACGAGACAAAGCACTTCATCTATTTTTACTTGGGTCAAGTTGCAATCCTCCTCTTCAAGTCAGGCTAGGTGGCCGCAGTGAAGGTGTTCGTGGTGGCGGCAGCGATGGCAAGCAGGCGGCGTTGCTGGGACTGTTTTGCACTGGGGCCAGCATCAGGATGTCCTCTCCAATGGCTGTGCTACTGCATGGACTGTGTACTCGATTTCACGTGTATGTCGCagtaaacaaaaccaaacttCTTTCTGTTTAGTTGCCTGGGGAAGAAGGCtgctttatgtttatttttcaagacttaaattttttttgttgttgttgtttgttgtatTGCACTAGGAAatctctcccacccctctcttttctctttctctccctataCAAATAAAAAGCCCTCAACAAAGCCTGTAAGACCAGGAGGGCTGGGGAAAAGAAATAGGTTTCTGGAGGTGGAACTAAAACTGCAGCTGCCTCTTCCTGGTGGTGGATGCTGCTTTGGGAGGGCCAGGGAGGCTGCAGGGGCGACAGCGTTAGGATTGACAAGGAGAGAGGGATAGGAAGGAGGGTAGGGAGATTGATCTAGTACCAGGGAGAATATTCCACTGAACTGTGATTCCATGGcttggggcagagggtggggcaggggctggattCTTTAAGGGGCCTTGAGACGTGTTTGTCTGTGGTGTGTGGGAGTGGGGAGCAGACTTATCTTGCTGTCTTTGTCAGAAGAGTTTCTGAGTGAGGGctgtgtcttttattcttttattcttcctgCCAGAGCTCATGCTAGGAGGATGTTGAGGGTGGGattagcttgatttttttttttccttttcattcttctctccttctgtctgCTCCCTGCTTagctctctgttttctcattcctCCAGAGTTCTCTTAGAGCAGCCCCTGGTAGTTGGCTGGCAAGGGAATTTCTGGTGACTAGTTCTTAGCTAGGTCTTAGCAATCAAACCAAATTAATGTGTCCCTTGTTTTTcctctgtatatgtgtgtgaatgtgcGTATATCTTGGTTTAgggtagaggggagggaggggcaggactgtGGAATCTCTAAGGTGTATCGGTAGACAAGTGGGCCTTTATGTTAAAAACCTCTGGGGGCCTCTGTTTTGGGGGTGAAGATGGGTATCACCCTACCCGCCCTCAGCCATCTGGCCTAGACACTGCTTGCCCTATGGCTGTCTGCTCCCAGGAAGGCTTTAGGAGGATAGTCCAGGATGAGGTGGTCATGCTACCATCCATCCTGGAGCTGGGTCTCAGTGGAGAAGGAAAGTGACTTTGTGAATGGTGGCAGCCTCTTGTGGGAGGCAGGGGTGGAAGTGTGATAAAGGGCTGTTGAGGGGCTTTGGGGGAACTTTGGAGGTCAGTCTTACAGTGGTGAAGCC
Above is a genomic segment from Phocoena sinus isolate mPhoSin1 chromosome 20, mPhoSin1.pri, whole genome shotgun sequence containing:
- the DYNLL2 gene encoding dynein light chain 2, cytoplasmic, whose translation is MSDRKAVIKNADMSEDMQQDAVDCATQAMEKYNIEKDIAAYIKKEFDKKYNPTWHCIVGRNFGSYVTHETKHFIYFYLGQVAILLFKSG